In Nostoc sp. UHCC 0926, a single genomic region encodes these proteins:
- a CDS encoding DHA2 family efflux MFS transporter permease subunit: protein MATNIKHSTFDQFGYVQGPLKWAIAFTASLGAILEVIDTSIVNVALTDIQASLGATVSEVGWVVTGYAIANVVLIPLSAWLGDYFGRKTYFIFSLIGFTLASVLCGLAFNLPMLVFSRILQGLCGGGLLAKAQAILFETFPPAEQGMAQAVFGVGVISGPAIGPTLGGFLVDGLGWRWIFFVNIPFGIIAVAMSFVFLLKDKDKNETQSQAVDWFGIGFLVIAVGCMQTLLEQGEEDDWFSSGLITTLAIASIIGLGLFIWRELKTDHPAVDLRVLRHRSLAAGSVLSALVGMGLYGTLFAVPIFAQSVLHFTATQTGLLLAPGALASAIVMVLLGKLSSKIDARFLIAMGAVGSSGVMFQLATITPQTGTDDLFWPLVWRGAFTVLMFLPLSLAVLGPLPKQDVSAGSGFYNLTRQLGGSIGIALLTTLLDRREAFHRAIMLAKLTPYDPETNQRLDALNGALQSQGMDATTAQQQALALLSQIVDTQAAVLSYADCFRVVGVAFLCSLPLLLFLGKGGATAKAPVGH, encoded by the coding sequence ATGGCTACCAACATTAAACATTCAACTTTTGATCAATTTGGTTATGTGCAGGGGCCATTAAAGTGGGCGATCGCTTTCACGGCTTCCCTTGGTGCAATCTTAGAAGTGATTGATACCAGTATTGTTAACGTTGCTCTGACTGACATCCAAGCTAGTTTGGGTGCAACTGTTAGTGAAGTTGGTTGGGTAGTGACTGGATATGCGATCGCTAACGTCGTTTTAATTCCCTTATCTGCATGGCTGGGAGATTACTTTGGGCGCAAAACCTACTTCATCTTCTCGTTGATTGGCTTTACCCTTGCCTCCGTTTTATGCGGGTTGGCATTTAATTTACCGATGTTGGTTTTTTCTCGAATTCTTCAAGGTTTATGTGGTGGGGGGTTGCTAGCTAAAGCACAAGCGATTTTGTTCGAGACTTTTCCACCTGCTGAACAAGGTATGGCCCAGGCAGTTTTTGGGGTAGGTGTAATTTCTGGCCCAGCCATTGGCCCAACTTTAGGAGGATTCTTGGTAGATGGTTTGGGCTGGCGGTGGATTTTCTTTGTTAATATTCCCTTCGGGATCATTGCAGTGGCCATGTCCTTTGTATTTTTGCTCAAAGACAAAGACAAGAACGAGACACAAAGCCAAGCCGTCGATTGGTTCGGGATTGGGTTTTTGGTCATCGCTGTTGGCTGTATGCAAACTTTGTTAGAGCAAGGAGAGGAAGACGACTGGTTTTCCTCCGGTTTGATCACCACGTTGGCGATCGCTAGTATTATCGGACTGGGACTGTTTATTTGGCGAGAACTGAAAACAGATCACCCTGCTGTGGATTTGAGAGTTTTGCGTCACCGTTCTTTAGCTGCGGGAAGCGTTCTCTCAGCACTGGTGGGTATGGGGCTTTATGGCACACTCTTTGCTGTGCCGATATTTGCTCAGAGTGTGCTGCACTTTACGGCAACGCAGACAGGACTATTATTAGCACCTGGTGCTTTAGCGTCTGCGATCGTTATGGTTTTATTAGGCAAACTGTCTAGTAAAATTGATGCCCGATTTTTAATTGCAATGGGCGCTGTCGGATCATCTGGAGTCATGTTTCAACTAGCAACAATAACCCCACAAACCGGCACAGATGATTTATTTTGGCCATTGGTATGGCGTGGAGCTTTTACTGTGTTGATGTTTCTCCCTTTGAGTTTGGCAGTTTTAGGCCCGCTACCCAAACAAGATGTTTCTGCCGGGTCTGGTTTCTACAACCTCACCCGACAACTAGGTGGTAGCATCGGCATTGCCCTACTCACCACTCTGCTTGATCGACGAGAGGCTTTTCATCGAGCGATCATGTTAGCAAAACTTACTCCTTATGACCCAGAAACCAATCAGCGCCTTGATGCACTCAACGGGGCACTCCAAAGCCAAGGTATGGATGCGACTACAGCTCAACAACAGGCACTAGCTTTATTAAGTCAAATAGTAGATACCCAAGCTGCTGTTTTATCTTATGCAGATTGCTTTCGAGTCGTAGGTGTGGCGTTCCTTTGTTCATTACCCCTATTATTATTCCTGGGTAAAGGCGGTGCAACAGCGAAAGCGCCAGTCGGTCATTAG